A single window of Malus sylvestris chromosome 5, drMalSylv7.2, whole genome shotgun sequence DNA harbors:
- the LOC126621825 gene encoding uncharacterized protein LOC126621825 isoform X1 produces MGRRRSSPANKLFQWVRRQSIKVKVCLGSLLALCALVALRFWVKNHNYFFIASEVVHVVGIVVLIYKLTTQKTCSGLSLKTQELTALFLAVRLFCSTMMEGDIHTVLDFSTLVSTVWVIYMIQFKLKSIYINELDNFRLYYVVVPAAVLGVLVHPYTLYNRISRILWAFSAYMEAVSVLLQLRLMQNAKMIEPFTSHYVFALGISRFLACAHWIIQIYETRGGYIFLVGSGYFWILAVFLCEMVQTFILADFCYYYIKSKMEGQLVMRMPPV; encoded by the exons atggggaggaggaggagctcGCCGGCGAACAAGCTGTTTCAATGGGTGAGGAGGCAGTCAATCAAAGTCAAGGTTTGTCTGGGTAGCCTGCTGGCATTGTGTGCTTTGGTGGCACTGAGGTTTTGGGTGAAGAATCACAACTACTTTTTCATTGCCTCTGAAGTCGTGCATGTCGTCGGGATCGTCGTCCTCATTTACAAGCTCACTACTCAGAAGACTTGCTCAG GTCTTTCCCTGAAGACTCAGGAACTCACAGCTCTCTTCCTAGCAGTAAGATTATTTTGCAGTACCATGATGGAGGGCGACATTCACACTGTGCTCGATTTTTCTACGCTCGTTTCAACAGTGTGGGTTATATACATGATACAGTTTAAATTGAAGTCAATCTACATCAATGAACTGGACAATTTTCGCTTATATTATGTG GTGGTGCCTGCTGCTGTCCTTGGCGTGCTTGTCCACCCGTATACACTATATAACCGCATCAGTCGAATCCTATGGGCATTTAGTGCATACATGGAAGCCGTTTCGGTACTGCTTCAACTCCGTTTGATGCAGAATGCGAAG ATGATCGAACCATTTACCTCGCATTACGTATTTGCATTGGGCATTTCAAGGTTCTTGGCGTGTGCTCATTGGATTATTCAG ATCTACGAGACTAGAGGAGGATATATATTTTTAGTCGGGAGCGGGTATTTCTGGATTTTGGCAGTTTTCCTCTGTGAGATGGTCCAAACATTCATCTTAGCTGACTTTTGTTACTACTACATAAAGAG TAAAATGGAAGGGCAGCTGGTAATGAGGATGCCTCCGGTCTAG
- the LOC126621825 gene encoding uncharacterized protein LOC126621825 isoform X2, with protein sequence MGRRRSSPANKLFQWVRRQSIKVKVCLGSLLALCALVALRFWVKNHNYFFIASEVVHVVGIVVLIYKLTTQKTCSGLSLKTQELTALFLAVRLFCSTMMEGDIHTVLDFSTLVSTVWVIYMIQFKLKSIYINELDNFRLYYVVVPAAVLGVLVHPYTLYNRISRILWAFSAYMEAVSMIEPFTSHYVFALGISRFLACAHWIIQIYETRGGYIFLVGSGYFWILAVFLCEMVQTFILADFCYYYIKSKMEGQLVMRMPPV encoded by the exons atggggaggaggaggagctcGCCGGCGAACAAGCTGTTTCAATGGGTGAGGAGGCAGTCAATCAAAGTCAAGGTTTGTCTGGGTAGCCTGCTGGCATTGTGTGCTTTGGTGGCACTGAGGTTTTGGGTGAAGAATCACAACTACTTTTTCATTGCCTCTGAAGTCGTGCATGTCGTCGGGATCGTCGTCCTCATTTACAAGCTCACTACTCAGAAGACTTGCTCAG GTCTTTCCCTGAAGACTCAGGAACTCACAGCTCTCTTCCTAGCAGTAAGATTATTTTGCAGTACCATGATGGAGGGCGACATTCACACTGTGCTCGATTTTTCTACGCTCGTTTCAACAGTGTGGGTTATATACATGATACAGTTTAAATTGAAGTCAATCTACATCAATGAACTGGACAATTTTCGCTTATATTATGTG GTGGTGCCTGCTGCTGTCCTTGGCGTGCTTGTCCACCCGTATACACTATATAACCGCATCAGTCGAATCCTATGGGCATTTAGTGCATACATGGAAGCCGTTTCG ATGATCGAACCATTTACCTCGCATTACGTATTTGCATTGGGCATTTCAAGGTTCTTGGCGTGTGCTCATTGGATTATTCAG ATCTACGAGACTAGAGGAGGATATATATTTTTAGTCGGGAGCGGGTATTTCTGGATTTTGGCAGTTTTCCTCTGTGAGATGGTCCAAACATTCATCTTAGCTGACTTTTGTTACTACTACATAAAGAG TAAAATGGAAGGGCAGCTGGTAATGAGGATGCCTCCGGTCTAG
- the LOC126621824 gene encoding ninja-family protein Os03g0419100-like has protein sequence MGEVSKSGLKEEEIELDLGLSIGGSFGRPENSKLANGFDVAPRENEHQTLPSQPHAPSPSPIEQSEPESARLDPQTKREMQALRRQEAKRKREEKKIRGLNGSQAEEQPGVKKERTETNVNVINLNLSNGQRELRYPVQYPYPPVHFVPYTNPCVMPCWGPSGGGGFRHFQAHKPMLNNGCEKEQNGGSGKTASVNGGSGKTASVNGGLGKKPAWTNVSPVCSSSTVSDNQSAASHEGGGSSESRSHSGQSIQENIEPVSNSLESNPKGNEQKLNPKTEPKSENAEPAQILKPKSPKQDSSPPFPPLKEIAKPDPISKPPKPPMSKNGSNAVSLPQMPYVSTTGTGPNGKTVHGLLYRYTKSEITIVCVCHGTAFSPAEFVQHAGGTDVSQPLRHITVIPSAFG, from the exons ATGGGAGAGGTATCCAAATCGGGATTGAAAGAGGAGGAGATTGAGCTGGATTTGGGGCTGTCGATCGGCGGCAGCTTTGGAAGGCCGGAGAACTCGAAGCTGGCCAACGGGTTCGATGTAGCTCCGAGAGAGAACGAGCACCAAACGCTGCCGTCCCAACCGCACGCGCCTTCTCCGTCGCCGATAGAACAGTCGGAGCCGGAGAGCGCTCGTCTGGATCCGCAGACGAAGCGGGAGATGCAGGCGTTGAGAAGGCAGGAAGCGAAGAGGAAGCGGGAGGAGAAGAAAATCCGGGGACTGAACGGTTCCCAAGCGGAAGAGCAGCCTGGGGTGAAGAAAGAGAGAACGGAGACGAATGTGAATGTGATCAATCTGAATTTGAGCAACGGACAAAGGGAGCTGCGCTACCCGGTTCAGTACCCGTACCCGCCGGTCCATTTTGTTCCGTACACGAATCCTTGCGTGATGCCGTGCTGGGGCCCAAGCGGCGGCGGGGGTTTTCGGCATTTTCAGGCGCATAAGCCGATGTTGAATAACGGGTGTGAGAAGGAGCAGAATGGTGGATCGGGTAAAACGGCATCGGTAAATGGTGGGTCGGGTAAAACGGCGTCGGTAAATGGTGGGTTGGGTAAGAAACCGGCGTGGACAAATGTTTCACCAGTGTGTAGTTCCTCCACCGTGTCAGATAATCAAAGCGCAGCTTCTCATGAAG GTGGTGGAAGCAGTGAGAGCAGAAGCCATTCAGGCCAGAGCATACAAGAAAACATAGAGCCGGTTTCAAATTCCTTGGAATCCAATCCCAAAGGGAATGAACAAAAACTGAATCCAAAAACAGAACCCAAATCAGAAAACGCGGAACCGGCTCAAATCCTAAAACCCAAGTCACCGAAACAAGATTCTTCTCCTCCATTTCCTCCACTGAAGGAAATTGCCAAACCGGACCCAATTTCCAAGCCTCCGAAACCCCCGATGAGCAAAAATGGCAGCAATGCGGTTTCCCTTCCCCAAATGCCTTACGTCTCGACGACCGGGACCGGCCCGAACGGGAAAACGGTTCATGGGTTGTTGTACAGATACACGAAATCTGAGATCACCATCGTGTGCGTCTGCCATGGAACCGCATTCTCGCCGGCTGAATTCGTGCAGCATGCCGGAGGCACCGATGTTTCCCAGCCGCTGAGGCACATCACTGTGATCCCATCAGCTTTTGGATGA
- the LOC126621822 gene encoding nuclear transport factor 2-like, translating to MATMVQQAPVASLTPTADVVGNAFVLQYYNILEQSPELVHRFYQDISKLGRPGDDGIMSITTTMEEINKKILDYGELSANIKTVDAQESYNGGVFVLVTGYLTGKDLLRKTFTQSFFLAPQDVGYFVLNDVFRYVEDSNPENEDNGLVVDVEVEPPITPKHDATALQDNHVPEPVISVSEDVVKEELFKPSENGVVSVEEKEVPEPEVVNEIPDDSQVVNKVEAESFTKVEAESKPKVEVESNSKVEAESNSKVEAPKKSYASILKSMKEGTVPFSTPAPVRSVPKKQENQVATAPISAPVSETVSSTNARENGNLEPEAEGHSIYIKGLPMDCTNTVIETEFKKFGQIKKNGVQVRMLRGFCFGFVEFEAASSVQSAMEASPIEISGQQVYVEEKRSTRGRGRFSGKGNGNGYRTEGPRGRGGYGGGRAYGRGDFNGGRGDFKSDYGSRSSNRGGSLGRGGDGYQRSDNGGRVNRAGGVAVNAAAKGTAPQVSASA from the exons ATGGCAACGATGGTGCAGCAAGCCCCAGTTGCGAGTCTCACTCCTACTGCCGACGTT GTTGGCAATGCCTTTGTTCTTCAGTACTACAATATCTTGGAACAATCTCCTGAGCTTGTTCATCGTTTTTACCAAGATATCAGTAAGCTTGGTCGTCCGGGAGATGATGGGATCATGAGCATTACAACCACCATGGAG GAAATCAACAAGAAGATACTTGATTACGGAGAGCTCAGTGCAAATATCAAAACTGTGGATGCTCAAGAATCTTACAATGGGGGAGTATTTGTTCTTGTCACTGGGTATTTAACTGGAAAGGACCTTTTAAGGAAGACATTTACTCAAAGTTTTTTCTTGGCGCCACAAGACGTAGGCTACTTTGTTTTGAACGATGTCTTTAGATATGTTGAAGATTCCAACCCTGAAAACGAGGACAATGGATTGGTTGTTGATGTTGAAGTTGAACCTCCTATTACTCCCAAACATG ATGCTACTGCTTTGCAGGACAATCATGTCCCGGAGCCTGTGATTTCAGTGTCTGAGGACGTTGTCAAGGAGGAACTGTTCAAACCTTCGGAAAATGGAGTAGTTTCTGTTGAAGAGAAGGAAGTACCAGAACCTGAAGTCGTCAACGAAATTCCTGATGATTCCCAAGTAGTGAATAAAGTTGAAGCTGAATCATTCACAAAAGTTGAAGCTGAATCCAAACCCAAAGTTGAGGTTGAGTCTAATTCTAAAGTTGAAGCTGAATCTAACTCTAAAGTTGAAGCACCAAAGAAGTCATATGCCTCAATT CTTAAGAGCATGAAGGAGGGTACTGTCCCATTTTCTACTCCAGCACCTGTGAGGTCTGTCCCAAAGAAGCAGGAGAACCAAGTGGCTACTGCTCCAATATCTGCTCCAGTTTCAGAAACAGTATCCAGCACAAATGCTAGAGAAAATGGGAATTTAGAGCCCGAAG CTGAAGGTCACTCtatctacattaaaggtctgCCAATGGATTGTACAAATACTGTAATCGAGACTGAGTTTAAGAAATTCGGACAGATCAAGAAGAATGGTGTTCAAGTTAGAATGCTAAGG GGGTTCTGTTTTGGCTTCGTGGAATTTGAGGCTGCAAGTTCTGTGCAAAGTGCGATGGAG GCTTCACCCATCGAGATCAGTGGACAGCAAGTTTATGTTGAGGAAAAGAGATCCACTCGAG GGAGGGGACGGTTTTCTGGGAAGGGCAATGGGAACGGGTACAGGACTGAGGGACCAAGAGGACGTGGAGGCTATGGAGGTGGTAGGGCTTATGGCCGTGGCGATTTCAATGGTGGTCGTGGTGATTTCAAGTCTGATTATGGAAGTAGGAGTAGCAATAGGGGAGGATCATTGGGCCGTGGAGGAGATGGATATCAGAGGTCTGACAATGGTGGTCGTGTGAATCGTGCTGGTGGGGTGGCGGTTAATGCAGCAGCAAAAGGCACAGCACCACAGGTGTCTGCCTCGGCATGA
- the LOC126621821 gene encoding galacturonosyltransferase 8-like produces MGNLRISGSGRGGAARSSVASFRVLAMAIGVAVVFVFSLSFVFASRTDSSDVGDSGLDSGSFGGFGSTRRTVLALKSDPLKPRLDQIRKQADDHRTLALAYASYARKLKLENSKLVRVFADLSRNYWDLMNKPAYRALFESDGLNIDESVLRQFEKEVKERIKVTRQVIAEAKESFDNQLKIQKLKDTIFQVNEQLTKAKKQGAFSSLIAAKSIPKSLHCVAMRLMEERIAHPEKYTDEGKPIPPEIEDPNLYHYAIFSDNVIAASVVVNSAVKNAKEPWKHVFHVVTDKMNLGAMQVMFKSKDYNGSHVEVKAVEDYKFLNSSYVPVLKQLENAKLQSFYFENKLENATKDATNMKFRNPKYLSILNHLRFYLPEMYPKLHRILFLDDDIVVQKDLTGLWRIDMDGKVNGAVETCFGSFHRYAQYMNFSHPLIKEKFNPNACAWAYGMNFFDLDAWRKQNCTAEYHYWQNLNENRSLWKLGTLPPGLITFYSTTKPLDKSWHVLGLGYNPSISMDEIRNAAVVHFNGNMKPWLDIAMSQFKPLWEKHVSYDMEFVQACNFGL; encoded by the exons ATGGGGAACCTTCGAATCTCCGGCAGCGGTAGAGGAGGAGCCGCGCGGAGCTCCGTCGCCTCGTTCAGAGTGCTTGCCATGGCCATTGGAGTCGCCGTCGTCTTCGTCTTTTCGCTCTCCTTCGTCTTCGCTTCCCGAACCGACTCCTCCGATGTCGGCGACTCG GGTTTGGATTCCGGTTCGTTTGGTGGATTTGGATCGACGAGAAGGACCGTACTAGCCCTGAAATCGGACCCACTGAAGCCCCGACTGGACCAGATCCGGAAGCAGGCGGACGATCATCGGACGCTAGCCCTAGCGTACGCGAGCTATGCGCGGAAGCTGAAGCTTGAGAACTCGAAGCTGGTTCGGGTCTTCGCTGATCTCTCCCGAAACTACTGGGATCTCATGAACAAGCCCGCCTATCGCGCTCTGTTCGAATCAGACGGTCTCAACATTGACGAATCGGTGCTGCGGCAGTTCGAGAAAGAAGTGAAAGAGCGAATCAAAGTTACTAGACAAGTAATCGCCGAAGCGAAAGAGTCTTTCGATAACCAGCTCAAGATTCAGAAGCTGAAGGACACCATTTTCCAAGTGAATGAGCAGCTGACGAAGGCTAAGAAGCAAGGGGCTTTCTCGAGCTTGATTGCTGCGAAGTCGATCCCGAAGAGCTTGCATTGCGTCGCAATGCGGCTGATGGAGGAGCGAATTGCGCATCCGGAGAAGTACACTGATGAAGGGAAGCCGATTCCCCCGGAAATTGAGGACCCCAATCTGTACCATTATGCTATTTTTTCGGATAACGTGATTGCAGCGTCGGTGGTGGTGAATTCGGCGGTGAAGAACGCCAAGGAGCCATGGAAACATGTCTTCCATGTCGTGACTGATAAGATGAACCTTGGAGCAATGCAGGTTATGTTTAAAAGCAAGGACTATAATGGGTCACATGTTGAAGTGAAGGCTGTGGAGGATTATAAGTTTTTGAATTCTTCATATGTGCCGGTGTTAAAGCAATTGGAAAACGCAAAGTTGCAATCATTTTACTTTGAGAATAAGCTCGAGAATGCAACCAAAGACGCAACAAACATGAAGTTCAGGAACCCCAAGTATTTGTCCATATTGAACCACTTGAGGTTTTATTTGCCTGAAATGTACCCGAAATTGCATAGGATTCTATTTTTGGATGACGATATAGTGGTTCAGAAGGATTTAACTGGTCTGTGGAGGATTGATATGGATGGGAAGGTGAATGGGGCGGTTGAGACATGTTTTGGGTCTTTCCATCGTTATGCACAGTACATGAATTTCTCACATCCTCTGATTAAGGAGAAGTTTAATCCTAATGCGTGCGCGTGGGCTTATGGAATGAACTTCTTTGATCTGGATGCGTGGAGAAAGCAAAATTGTACTGCCGAGTATCATTACTGGCAAAATCTG AACGAGAACCGTAGTCTGTGGAAATTGGGGACACTTCCGCCAGGTTTAATCACATTTTACTCAACAACAAAGCCACTAGACAAGTCATGGCACGTTCTGGGACTTGGCTATAATCCGAGCATCAGCATGGACGAGATTCGCAATGCTGCAGTGGTGCACTTCAACGGGAATATGAAGCCTTGGCTTGATATTGCCATGAGCCAGTTCAAGCCACTCTGGGAAAAACACGTCAGTTATGATATGGAGTTCGTTCAGGCCTGCAATTTTGGTCTTTAA
- the LOC126621189 gene encoding uncharacterized protein LOC126621189, with translation MSEFSFQPNTSKKIKISSLLLADLFNLCFCILSHPLYFSYFIFFSPYLLKLLSFLSPLFITTALLVVAYLTVQHDVADSKSSKVKLGCLVTAYQTVLEGLHKFRVDDSDGGDRDHDHEEFRSSVELEAYRIVFDTSTFEINETPAEKNCSQLFEAQVEDVSSHEANCASDVSDAASDVFDDKFEIPAEAFVEEEEENWPENLCKKEEEEVIKPPPSTESKKVEEQEGKEKRFMRRGESKDYLGDGGELNSKLSRVNSQTLGANLWESRLNPQNLGANVGECYYNMSPNLGSFGSMRKEKEWRRTLACKLFEERHQNVDGGGGGGGEGMDMLWETYDETESLKVVKGKKSKSKKGKDGKAESNEGEEEEFDGQLCCLQALKFSAGKMNLGMGRPNLVKFSKALKGFGWLHHVTKHGKKGHH, from the coding sequence ATGTCAGAATTTTCTTTCCAACCAAACACGTCCAAGAAAATCAAAATCTCTAGTCTTCTTCTCGCTGACTTGTTCAATCTTTGTTTCTGCATTTTGTCGCACCCTCTTTACTTCTCCTACTTCATATTTTTCTCACCCTACCTCCTCAAGCTCCTTTCTTTTCTGTCTCCTCTTTTCATCACCACAGCTCTTCTTGTGGTTGCTTATCTAACGGTCCAACACGACGTTGCTGATTCCAAATCGTCGAAAGTCAAATTGGGTTGTCTTGTCACTGCGTACCAAACTGTTTTGGAAGGTTTGCACAAGTTTAGAGTTGATGATAGTGATGGCGGTGATCGTGATCATGATCATGAAGAATTCCGGTCTTCCGTGGAGCTCGAAGCGTATAGAATTGTGTTTGACACGTCCACGTTCGAAATCAACGAGACCCCAGCTGAGAAAAATTGCTCACAACTCTTTGAAGCACAAGTTGAAGATGTGTCTAGTCATGAAGCTAATTGTGCTTCTGATGTTTCTGATGCTGCAAGTGATGTTTTCGACGACAAGTTCGAAATCCCAGCTGAGGCATtcgtagaagaagaagaagagaattgGCCAGAAAACTTGTGcaaaaaggaagaggaagaagtgaTCAAGCCACCACCAAGCACAGAGTCCAAGAAAGTTGAAGaacaagaaggaaaagaaaaaaggtttaTGAGAAGAGGAGAATCCAAGGATTATTTGGGTGATGGAGGTGAGTTAAATTCCAAATTATCCAGGGTAAATTCCCAAACCCTTGGAGCAAATCTTTGGGAATCCAGGTTAAATCCCCAAAACCTTGGAGCAAATGTTGGAGAATGTTACTACAACATGAGTCCAAATCTTGGAAGTTTTGGATCAAtgaggaaagagaaagagtgGAGAAGGACACTGGCATGCAAGCTTTTTGAGGAGAGGCATCAAAATGTggatggaggaggaggaggaggaggagaagggatGGACATGCTTTGGGAGACATATGATGAGACAGAATCATTAAAAGTGGTGAAAGGTAAAAAAAGCAAGTCAAAGAAGGGGAAAGATGGGAAAGCTGAAAGCAACGAGGGTGAAGAGGAAGAGTTTGATGGGCAATTGTGTTGCTTGCAGGCATTGAAATTCTCAGCTGGGAAGATGAATTTGGGGATGGGAAGGCCTAATCTTGTCAAGTTTTCCAAGGCACTAAAAGGGTTTGGATGGTTACACCATGTCACCAAGCATGGCAAGAAGGGGCACCATTGA